Proteins co-encoded in one Natronorubrum daqingense genomic window:
- a CDS encoding FxLYD domain-containing protein, with the protein MHRRAFLACAGLIPLSGCLEYFEDNGEEITEPGDVEIVWHDLVRDDPGTDDERVVIWGAARNVGDRAFSYLEIRATFYDEDGEELEAVIEHVDEDVSSGDEWPFEIEFPRFGEDASDVTTYELEPAMGV; encoded by the coding sequence ATGCATCGTCGCGCGTTTCTCGCGTGTGCCGGCCTTATCCCCCTCTCGGGGTGCCTCGAGTACTTCGAGGACAACGGCGAGGAGATCACGGAGCCCGGTGACGTCGAAATCGTCTGGCACGACCTCGTGCGAGACGATCCCGGCACCGACGACGAACGGGTGGTGATCTGGGGGGCCGCCAGAAACGTCGGCGATCGAGCGTTTTCGTACCTCGAGATTCGCGCCACGTTCTACGACGAAGACGGCGAGGAACTCGAGGCCGTCATCGAACACGTCGACGAGGACGTCTCCTCGGGCGACGAGTGGCCCTTCGAGATCGAATTCCCGCGATTTGGCGAGGACGCCAGCGATGTGACGACGTACGAACTCGAGCCGGCGATGGGCGTCTAA
- a CDS encoding flippase gives MTDTDPDGDGDTGRESSGDGEAGAEQGIHSDTGSGSRADTTTPDDLEYGGSDSRERASSTTEDDHDEGVSTLAKQGSITFVGNVINGILGFAIVMLMTRFVSPSVYGLFVLATSVILFMQVFANLGLPLAIDYFVPQYLDNEEYGKAKGVIVQVTATVLVTSSLVAFALAVSASYVAELFQEPAMNVALLFLSVTIPMLAIYNVLLTSYYSIKKLQYRVIMRDLVRPIVRFVATAALLLVGYGLLGLIAGYIVGLFIAITVGAAVFTYKAWTLLTAELELVAPAPLVKYSVPLAMTSVVFVLMGHVDYFVLGFFLDSEDVGIYRVGYMLGSGLMIIFNSLSPVFKPLIAETRDDIDLVEQRFRIMVRWIAGITLPVTIVLSLGASSYLAVLYTPQYAEATVVVALLAGAFLFNVTFGGPDGSLLQGLGYARIVFANTLVLFGANLVVSFTLVPFFGMEGAAIGSATALLLVGCLTLGEIYYLDGIHPFTRDFAKIVGAGVPAAIAGAPVVYFLESDLVIIVALPIVVIGTYLAALVAMDAFTDADTQMAAEFSPTLRKWIPRR, from the coding sequence ATGACAGATACCGATCCTGACGGGGATGGCGACACCGGGCGCGAGTCCAGCGGCGATGGCGAGGCTGGCGCCGAACAGGGTATCCACTCCGACACGGGATCGGGTTCGAGGGCTGACACAACGACGCCGGACGATCTCGAGTACGGCGGCTCAGATTCGCGAGAACGGGCGTCCAGTACAACGGAAGACGACCACGACGAGGGCGTTTCGACGCTCGCAAAACAGGGCAGCATCACGTTCGTGGGGAACGTCATCAACGGCATTCTCGGGTTCGCTATCGTCATGCTGATGACTCGTTTCGTCAGCCCGTCGGTGTACGGACTGTTCGTGCTGGCGACGTCCGTGATCCTCTTCATGCAGGTGTTCGCGAACCTCGGATTGCCCCTGGCGATCGACTACTTCGTCCCGCAATACCTGGACAACGAGGAGTACGGCAAAGCCAAAGGCGTGATCGTGCAGGTGACGGCGACCGTGTTAGTGACCTCCTCGTTGGTCGCGTTCGCCCTGGCAGTCAGCGCCTCCTACGTCGCCGAACTCTTTCAGGAACCGGCGATGAACGTCGCGTTGCTCTTTCTGTCCGTGACGATTCCGATGCTCGCGATCTACAACGTCCTCTTGACCTCCTACTACAGCATCAAAAAACTGCAGTACCGGGTCATTATGCGGGACCTCGTCCGCCCGATCGTTCGCTTCGTCGCTACTGCCGCGCTCTTGCTCGTCGGGTACGGACTGCTCGGCTTGATCGCCGGCTACATCGTCGGTCTGTTCATCGCAATCACGGTCGGTGCCGCCGTCTTTACGTACAAAGCCTGGACCCTGCTCACCGCCGAACTCGAGCTCGTCGCCCCGGCACCGCTCGTCAAGTACTCGGTTCCGCTGGCGATGACGAGCGTCGTCTTCGTGTTGATGGGTCACGTCGATTACTTCGTCCTCGGATTCTTCCTCGACTCGGAGGACGTCGGTATCTACCGCGTCGGCTACATGCTCGGCTCGGGGCTCATGATTATCTTCAACTCGCTCTCGCCCGTGTTCAAGCCCCTGATCGCCGAGACTCGAGACGACATCGACTTAGTCGAGCAACGGTTCCGGATCATGGTCCGTTGGATCGCCGGCATCACGCTTCCCGTCACTATCGTCCTCTCACTCGGCGCGAGTTCCTACCTCGCGGTGCTCTACACGCCACAGTACGCGGAGGCAACCGTCGTCGTCGCCTTGTTGGCCGGCGCGTTCTTGTTCAACGTCACGTTCGGCGGCCCGGACGGCTCGTTGCTTCAGGGGCTTGGATACGCGCGGATCGTCTTCGCCAACACGCTCGTCCTCTTCGGGGCGAACCTCGTCGTCTCGTTCACGCTCGTCCCCTTCTTCGGGATGGAAGGCGCGGCGATCGGGTCGGCGACGGCACTCCTCCTCGTCGGCTGTCTCACCCTCGGCGAAATCTACTACTTAGACGGCATTCACCCCTTCACCCGCGATTTCGCGAAGATCGTCGGTGCCGGTGTCCCCGCGGCCATCGCCGGTGCTCCGGTCGTCTACTTCCTCGAGTCCGACCTCGTTATCATCGTCGCGTTACCGATCGTCGTCATCGGAACGTATCTGGCCGCGCTCGTCGCGATGGACGCGTTTACCGACGCGGACACCCAGATGGCTGCGGAGTTCAGTCCGACCCTCCGGAAGTGGATTCCGAGGCGATGA
- a CDS encoding DNA topoisomerase I codes for MELIITEKNNAARRIADILSGGTYDSTRTKGVNVYEWGGKRCVGLSGHVVGVDFPAEYSDWRDVEPVELIDADVEKTATKENIVATLRILSRKAERVTIATDYDREGELIGKEAYDIVRNVDDDVPIQRVRFSSITENEVTSAFDEPDELDFDLAAAGEARQIIDLIWGAALTRFLSLSSGQLGNDFISVGRVQSPTLKLIVDREREIEAFDPETYWELFADLEKDGEATFDAQYFYRDEDDNEAERVWEEAVASEVFETLSERDSATVVDVNRRTRTDTPPTPFNTTQFIRAASAIGYSAKRAMSIAEDLYTAGYITYPRTDNTVYPDDLDPEELLDDFVGHPTLGESAESLLESDDDIVPTEGDEETTDHPPIHPTGEIPSRGGDVSDDEWEIFELVVRRFYATVAEAAIWEHLKVVTEVDDYRMKSNGKRLVEAGYHDVYPYFNTSENFVPNVDEGEELALVDVDLEEKETQPPRRYGQSRLIETMESLGIGTKSTRHDILEKLYDRGYVESDPPRPTRLAMAVVTAAEDYADRVVSEDMTAQLEADMDAIANGDATLDDVTDESREMLEEIFANLADSRDEIGDQLRKSLKDDKRLGPCPECGEDLLVRRSRHGSYFVGCDGYPDCENTLPLPSTGKPLILESECEDHGLNEVKMLAGRQTFVHGCPLCKAEDAGEGPVLGECPECGSDEGGELAVKTLQSGSRLVGCTRYPDCEYSLPLPRRGDIEVTDERCEEHDLPELLVHSGDDPWELGCPICNYQEFQARESDSGSDLESLEGVGAKTVEKLETAGIESLADLTEADPDTVAEDVDGVSADRVRSWQAKA; via the coding sequence GTGGAATTAATCATCACCGAGAAGAACAACGCCGCGAGACGGATCGCCGATATTCTGAGCGGTGGCACGTACGACTCGACTCGGACCAAGGGCGTCAACGTCTACGAGTGGGGTGGCAAACGCTGCGTCGGGCTCTCGGGGCACGTCGTCGGCGTCGACTTCCCCGCCGAGTACTCCGACTGGCGGGACGTCGAACCCGTCGAATTGATCGACGCGGACGTCGAGAAGACGGCGACGAAAGAGAATATCGTTGCGACGCTTCGCATCCTCTCTCGGAAGGCGGAACGAGTGACGATCGCGACGGACTACGACCGCGAAGGGGAACTGATCGGGAAGGAAGCCTACGACATCGTCCGCAACGTGGACGACGACGTCCCGATTCAGCGAGTTCGGTTCTCCTCGATCACCGAAAACGAGGTTACGAGCGCGTTCGACGAACCGGACGAACTCGACTTCGACCTCGCGGCCGCCGGCGAAGCCCGACAGATCATCGACCTCATCTGGGGTGCCGCGCTGACCCGCTTTCTCTCACTGTCCTCGGGCCAACTCGGGAACGACTTCATCTCCGTCGGACGCGTCCAGTCACCGACGCTCAAGTTGATCGTCGACCGCGAGCGCGAGATCGAAGCCTTCGATCCGGAGACCTACTGGGAACTGTTTGCCGACCTCGAGAAGGACGGCGAGGCCACGTTCGACGCCCAGTACTTCTACCGCGACGAAGACGACAACGAAGCCGAGCGCGTCTGGGAGGAAGCCGTCGCGAGCGAGGTCTTCGAGACCCTCAGCGAGCGCGACAGCGCGACGGTCGTCGACGTCAACCGGCGAACGCGGACGGACACCCCCCCGACGCCGTTCAACACGACCCAGTTCATCCGCGCGGCGAGCGCGATCGGCTACTCGGCCAAGCGGGCGATGTCGATCGCCGAGGACCTCTACACCGCGGGCTACATCACCTACCCCCGGACGGACAACACCGTCTACCCCGACGACTTAGACCCCGAGGAACTGCTCGACGACTTCGTCGGCCACCCGACGCTCGGCGAGTCGGCCGAATCGCTGCTCGAGTCGGACGACGACATCGTCCCCACTGAGGGTGACGAGGAGACGACCGACCACCCGCCAATCCATCCGACGGGTGAGATTCCCTCCCGCGGCGGCGACGTGAGCGACGACGAGTGGGAGATCTTCGAACTCGTCGTTCGTCGGTTCTACGCGACGGTCGCCGAAGCAGCCATCTGGGAGCACCTCAAGGTCGTTACCGAGGTCGACGACTACCGCATGAAGTCCAACGGGAAACGCCTCGTCGAAGCGGGCTACCACGACGTCTACCCGTACTTCAACACCAGTGAGAACTTCGTCCCGAACGTCGACGAGGGCGAAGAACTCGCGCTGGTCGACGTCGACCTCGAGGAGAAAGAGACCCAGCCACCACGTCGATACGGCCAGTCCCGGCTCATCGAGACGATGGAATCGCTGGGGATCGGGACGAAGTCGACTCGCCACGACATCCTCGAGAAACTCTACGACCGGGGCTACGTCGAGAGCGATCCGCCGCGGCCGACCCGGCTGGCGATGGCCGTCGTCACGGCTGCGGAGGACTACGCCGACCGCGTCGTCAGCGAGGACATGACAGCCCAACTCGAGGCGGACATGGACGCCATCGCGAACGGCGATGCTACCCTGGACGACGTCACCGACGAGTCCCGCGAGATGTTAGAGGAGATCTTCGCGAACCTCGCGGACTCGCGCGACGAAATCGGCGACCAGTTGCGCAAGTCGCTCAAGGACGACAAACGGCTCGGCCCGTGTCCCGAGTGCGGCGAGGACCTGCTCGTTCGACGCAGTCGCCACGGCTCGTACTTCGTCGGCTGTGACGGCTATCCCGACTGTGAGAACACGCTGCCCCTGCCCTCGACGGGCAAACCGCTCATCCTCGAGAGCGAGTGTGAAGACCACGGTCTGAACGAGGTGAAGATGCTCGCGGGCCGCCAGACGTTCGTCCACGGGTGTCCGCTCTGTAAAGCCGAAGACGCCGGCGAAGGGCCGGTCCTCGGCGAGTGTCCGGAGTGTGGCAGCGACGAGGGAGGCGAACTCGCCGTCAAAACGCTCCAGAGCGGCTCGAGGCTCGTCGGCTGTACGCGTTATCCCGACTGCGAGTACTCGCTGCCCCTGCCGCGTCGCGGCGACATCGAAGTCACCGACGAACGCTGCGAGGAGCACGACCTCCCCGAACTGCTCGTCCACAGCGGCGACGACCCCTGGGAGCTGGGTTGTCCGATCTGTAACTATCAGGAGTTTCAGGCCCGAGAGAGCGACAGCGGCTCCGACCTCGAGTCCCTCGAGGGCGTCGGCGCGAAGACGGTCGAAAAACTCGAGACCGCCGGGATCGAGAGCCTCGCGGATCTGACCGAGGCCGATCCCGATACGGTCGCCGAAGACGTCGACGGCGTCAGTGCCGATCGCGTTCGCTCTTGGCAGGCGAAAGCCTGA
- a CDS encoding MarR family transcriptional regulator, which produces MTNCSSRVLLGILDERGAVETTALASAVDAHPMTVATKCHELQAAGHVRQVSGGVYSITDTGEKHLAALSEH; this is translated from the coding sequence ATGACCAATTGCTCGAGTCGAGTGCTGTTAGGGATACTCGACGAGCGCGGGGCGGTCGAAACGACGGCGTTAGCGTCCGCCGTCGATGCCCACCCGATGACGGTGGCCACGAAGTGTCACGAACTGCAGGCGGCCGGCCACGTTCGGCAGGTTTCGGGCGGCGTGTATTCGATTACGGACACCGGAGAGAAACACCTCGCGGCGCTTTCTGAGCACTGA
- a CDS encoding nitrous oxide reductase accessory protein NosL has protein sequence MADHGGRSLDRRHLLGVLGSSALVGLAGCSGGDDEEDDEDEEDDEFEPNMEHPGDEPVDFSDDQSCPVCSMTPTDYPDLQSQIAHDDGQGAAFDSPGCMLAYHVNNSADADVEGAWTIDHETGDLIDATEAYFVVITDEDEANDPMGIDPRVFEDEDDAREFMEEWDAEDLSEDDIIGFEDIDYDVALIYRPSHLDA, from the coding sequence ATGGCAGACCACGGCGGCCGATCACTTGACCGACGACACCTCCTCGGCGTGCTCGGCTCGAGTGCACTCGTCGGACTCGCGGGCTGTAGCGGTGGCGACGACGAGGAAGACGATGAGGACGAGGAAGACGACGAATTCGAACCGAACATGGAGCATCCGGGTGACGAACCGGTCGACTTCAGCGACGACCAGAGCTGTCCGGTCTGTTCGATGACCCCGACGGACTACCCCGATTTGCAGAGTCAGATCGCACACGACGACGGTCAGGGCGCGGCCTTCGATTCGCCGGGGTGCATGCTGGCGTACCACGTCAATAACTCCGCAGACGCCGACGTCGAAGGCGCGTGGACGATCGACCACGAGACGGGTGACCTCATCGACGCCACAGAGGCGTACTTCGTCGTAATTACCGACGAAGACGAAGCAAACGACCCGATGGGGATCGATCCGCGCGTGTTCGAAGACGAAGACGACGCACGGGAGTTTATGGAAGAGTGGGATGCAGAGGACCTCTCGGAGGACGACATCATCGGCTTCGAGGATATCGATTACGACGTTGCACTCATCTATCGACCGAGCCATCTCGACGCGTAA
- a CDS encoding SRPBCC family protein produces the protein MATYERQTTVDAPLEEVWQFHSRIEGLEALTPDWTGLRVEGRIGPDGNSEIDVLEAGTEISLSMRPFGIGPRQYLTSVIVDRKRGDGVARFRDGMAHGPFERWLHTHTFVADGSATVVRDRVEYELPYGTTPGIGRLVAAATPFSWVGFEAAFRYRHRLTKALLE, from the coding sequence GTGGCAACGTACGAACGGCAAACGACCGTCGACGCACCGCTCGAGGAGGTCTGGCAGTTTCACTCGCGAATCGAGGGGCTCGAGGCGCTCACCCCCGACTGGACGGGGCTTCGCGTCGAGGGAAGGATCGGCCCCGACGGGAACTCGGAAATTGATGTCCTCGAGGCCGGAACCGAGATTTCGCTGTCGATGCGTCCGTTCGGAATCGGGCCGCGCCAGTACCTGACGTCGGTGATCGTGGACCGCAAGCGCGGCGACGGCGTCGCTCGGTTTCGCGACGGAATGGCCCACGGGCCGTTCGAGCGCTGGTTGCACACCCACACGTTCGTCGCTGACGGCAGTGCGACCGTCGTCCGAGACCGCGTCGAGTACGAGTTGCCGTACGGAACGACACCCGGAATCGGTCGACTCGTAGCCGCGGCAACACCGTTCTCGTGGGTGGGATTCGAAGCCGCGTTTCGGTATCGCCATCGGCTGACGAAGGCGCTTCTCGAGTGA
- the lrpA1 gene encoding HTH-type transcriptional regulator LrpA1: protein MSTQATEDRILEVLEEDAQASYAEIATRADVSKPTVRKYINQLEEEGVIVGYSADIDPKKLSSKTIAMVGIDVASERYVEATKALKALEQIEALYSSSGDHMLMAEVRAADGDALGEIISDDILEIDGVTAAHPSFLQERLK from the coding sequence ATGAGCACACAGGCGACGGAAGATCGCATCCTCGAGGTCCTCGAAGAGGATGCTCAGGCATCGTACGCCGAAATCGCCACCCGGGCGGACGTTTCGAAGCCGACGGTCCGAAAGTACATCAACCAACTCGAGGAAGAGGGCGTGATCGTCGGCTACTCCGCGGACATCGACCCCAAAAAGCTCTCGAGTAAGACGATCGCGATGGTGGGGATCGACGTCGCGAGCGAACGCTACGTCGAGGCGACGAAGGCGCTCAAGGCCCTCGAGCAGATCGAAGCCCTCTACAGTTCCAGTGGCGATCACATGCTGATGGCCGAGGTGCGCGCCGCCGACGGCGACGCCCTCGGCGAGATCATCTCCGACGATATCCTCGAGATCGACGGCGTCACTGCGGCACACCCGTCGTTCCTTCAAGAGCGACTCAAATAA
- a CDS encoding LolA family protein produces MPRTDRVSTVVVVVVLAVTVVGAGCVSFSGSDSLESEFPDDVESAEPPETMSATLEVEIELEGERETISEPVWIADDGTSQIGDLDDGSDFLRVDDGNSVWYYDAENETSTTRDSDATAHTYFSFVYDEQSRYVEEYELTDVEETTSDGYDAFRAGFDPPSNETIERSIGVAVGDTEYILPLETSDVDGTYADSVELVTDDEYHFPLEYHVQDDDRSLEVSITYTDVTFDKELADDRFTFEPNNATTV; encoded by the coding sequence ATGCCACGAACCGATCGCGTATCGACGGTAGTGGTCGTGGTCGTCCTCGCGGTGACGGTCGTCGGTGCCGGTTGTGTCTCCTTTTCTGGCTCCGATTCGCTGGAATCCGAATTTCCAGACGACGTCGAGTCGGCCGAGCCACCCGAGACGATGTCGGCGACGCTCGAGGTCGAAATTGAACTCGAGGGCGAGCGAGAGACGATCAGCGAACCCGTCTGGATAGCCGACGACGGAACGAGTCAAATCGGTGACCTCGACGACGGAAGCGACTTCCTCAGAGTCGACGACGGCAATTCGGTCTGGTACTACGACGCGGAAAACGAGACATCGACCACCCGCGACTCGGACGCCACAGCACACACCTACTTCTCGTTCGTCTACGACGAGCAGAGTCGCTACGTCGAGGAGTACGAGTTGACTGACGTCGAGGAGACGACGAGCGACGGATACGACGCGTTCCGCGCCGGCTTCGATCCGCCGTCGAACGAGACGATCGAACGCTCGATCGGCGTCGCCGTCGGAGACACGGAGTACATCCTCCCACTCGAGACCAGCGACGTCGACGGCACGTACGCGGACAGCGTCGAACTCGTCACTGACGACGAGTACCACTTCCCACTCGAGTATCACGTCCAAGACGACGATCGATCGCTCGAGGTTTCGATCACCTACACGGACGTGACGTTCGACAAGGAACTCGCGGACGACCGGTTCACGTTCGAGCCAAATAACGCGACAACCGTGTAG
- a CDS encoding thiamine pyrophosphate-dependent enzyme, whose amino-acid sequence MSAFNAIGEEREIDRDEFTPGVEPQPTWCPGCGDFGVLKSLKQALPEVGKTPEEVLTVTGIGCSGKLNSYLDTYGFHTIHGRSLPVARAAKLANPELEVIAAGGDGDGYGIGGNHWIHTARENHDMTYIVFNNEIFGLTKGQTSPTSPKGHKSKTQPSGSAKTPLRPLSTSLDAGASYIARTAAVNPNQAKEIIKEAIEHDGFAHVDFLTQCPTWNKDARQYVPYIDVQESDDYDFDITDRREAAEMMHETEDVLNEGTVLTGRYYVDEDRPSYTQEKEAVGEMPDEPLAERYFDDDAEWERSYDLLERHT is encoded by the coding sequence ATGAGTGCATTCAACGCAATCGGCGAAGAACGAGAGATCGACCGGGACGAGTTCACCCCCGGTGTCGAACCCCAGCCGACCTGGTGTCCGGGCTGTGGCGACTTCGGCGTCCTGAAGTCGCTCAAACAGGCCCTCCCCGAGGTCGGGAAGACTCCCGAGGAGGTCCTGACCGTCACCGGAATCGGCTGTTCCGGCAAGCTGAACAGCTACCTCGACACGTACGGCTTCCACACGATCCACGGCCGCTCGCTGCCCGTGGCTCGCGCCGCGAAACTCGCGAACCCCGAACTCGAGGTCATCGCCGCTGGCGGTGACGGTGACGGGTACGGCATCGGCGGCAACCACTGGATCCACACGGCTCGAGAGAACCACGACATGACGTACATCGTCTTCAACAACGAGATCTTCGGCCTGACGAAGGGCCAGACTTCACCGACGAGTCCGAAGGGTCACAAGTCGAAGACCCAGCCCTCCGGAAGCGCGAAGACGCCGCTGCGTCCACTCTCGACCTCACTGGACGCCGGTGCGAGCTACATCGCCCGCACGGCGGCCGTCAACCCGAACCAGGCCAAGGAGATCATCAAGGAGGCCATCGAACACGACGGCTTCGCCCACGTCGACTTCCTGACGCAGTGTCCGACGTGGAACAAGGACGCTCGTCAGTACGTCCCCTACATCGACGTCCAGGAGTCCGACGACTACGACTTCGACATCACCGACCGACGCGAAGCCGCCGAGATGATGCACGAAACCGAGGACGTGCTCAACGAGGGCACCGTCCTCACCGGTCGCTACTACGTCGACGAGGATCGGCCATCCTACACGCAAGAGAAGGAAGCCGTCGGCGAGATGCCAGACGAGCCACTCGCCGAACGCTACTTCGACGACGACGCCGAGTGGGAGCGCAGCTACGACCTCCTCGAGCGACACACGTAG
- a CDS encoding 2-oxoacid:acceptor oxidoreductase subunit alpha has product MSDDELIWRIAGGSGDGIDSTSQNFAKALMRSGLNVFTHRHYPSRIRGGHTYVEIRAAAREVQSRGDGYNFLLALGDSFARNPQEEAYYGNEEIKPLSENLDELREGGIIVYDEGLVDDEDIEEVDLEERAEENDWHVFPMDLRGLAKEHGREVMRNTAGVGVTAALLDMDLEHIEDLMEDAMGGDILEANLEILHEAYDTVNEEYDFEHELRAPTGEHDAEQALLSGSNAIAYGAIDAGCRFIAGYPMTPWTDVFTILSQNFPDMGGISEQVEDEIAAAALAVGASHAGVKAMSGSSGGGFALMSEPLGLAEMTETPVVLIESMRAGPSTGMPTKPEQADLEHVLYTSQGDSQRVVFAPGNIEEAYEQTRLAFDIAWDYQIPTIVIYDQKLSGENQNVDVEFFDRDVSPDLGSTLTEEELKEAAHDASGKFKRFDYNEATDGVVSRSIPGQKGGRYLATGNEHSPVGHISEDPDNRVFQMERRLEKLEKIREELDEERDSTQTYFGDEDAEYGIITWGSSQGAVEEAIGRLNEQGHSVKGISVSDMMPFAETEVTEFLESVDEAMVVEMNATAQFRGLIQKELGRFGDKMTSLLKFNGNPFEPAEIVEGYEVNLADEDREPTAQVRIEPVAGD; this is encoded by the coding sequence ATGAGCGACGATGAACTCATCTGGCGAATCGCAGGCGGTTCCGGTGACGGGATCGACTCGACGAGTCAGAACTTTGCGAAGGCGCTGATGCGCTCGGGGCTCAACGTATTCACCCATCGGCACTATCCGTCGCGAATTCGCGGCGGCCACACGTACGTCGAGATCCGAGCTGCAGCACGCGAGGTACAGTCACGTGGGGACGGCTACAACTTCCTGCTCGCGCTGGGCGACTCGTTCGCCCGAAACCCACAGGAAGAAGCCTACTACGGGAACGAGGAGATCAAACCGCTCTCGGAAAACTTAGACGAACTCCGGGAGGGCGGCATCATCGTCTACGACGAAGGGCTCGTCGACGACGAAGACATCGAGGAGGTCGACCTCGAGGAACGCGCCGAGGAGAACGACTGGCACGTCTTCCCGATGGATCTCCGCGGCCTCGCCAAGGAACACGGCCGCGAGGTCATGCGAAACACTGCCGGCGTCGGCGTCACCGCGGCGTTGCTCGACATGGACCTCGAGCACATCGAGGACCTGATGGAAGACGCCATGGGTGGGGACATTCTCGAGGCGAACCTCGAGATTCTCCACGAGGCCTACGACACCGTCAACGAGGAGTACGACTTCGAGCACGAGCTTCGTGCCCCGACGGGCGAACACGACGCCGAACAGGCGCTGCTCTCGGGCTCGAACGCGATCGCCTACGGCGCGATCGACGCCGGCTGTCGCTTCATCGCCGGCTACCCGATGACGCCGTGGACGGACGTGTTCACCATCCTCAGCCAGAACTTCCCAGATATGGGCGGTATCTCCGAACAGGTCGAAGACGAGATCGCGGCGGCCGCGCTCGCGGTCGGTGCGAGCCACGCCGGCGTGAAAGCCATGTCCGGTTCCTCGGGCGGTGGCTTCGCGCTGATGTCCGAGCCACTCGGCCTCGCTGAGATGACCGAGACGCCGGTCGTCCTCATCGAATCGATGCGAGCCGGCCCTTCGACGGGAATGCCGACGAAGCCCGAACAGGCCGACCTCGAGCACGTCCTCTACACGAGTCAGGGTGACTCCCAGCGCGTCGTTTTCGCGCCGGGGAACATCGAGGAGGCCTACGAGCAGACACGACTGGCCTTCGACATCGCCTGGGATTACCAGATCCCGACGATCGTCATCTACGACCAGAAGCTCTCCGGCGAGAACCAGAACGTCGACGTCGAGTTCTTCGATCGAGACGTCTCGCCGGACCTCGGTTCGACGCTGACCGAAGAAGAACTGAAGGAGGCCGCACACGACGCTTCTGGAAAATTCAAGCGCTTCGATTACAACGAGGCGACCGACGGCGTCGTCTCGCGGTCGATCCCCGGCCAGAAGGGCGGGCGTTACCTCGCGACCGGGAACGAACACTCCCCGGTCGGCCACATCAGCGAAGATCCGGACAACCGCGTCTTCCAGATGGAACGTCGCCTCGAGAAACTCGAGAAGATCCGCGAGGAACTCGACGAGGAGCGCGACTCCACGCAGACGTACTTCGGCGACGAAGACGCGGAGTACGGTATCATCACGTGGGGCTCCTCGCAGGGTGCCGTCGAAGAAGCCATCGGTCGCTTGAACGAACAAGGCCACTCCGTAAAGGGGATCAGCGTCTCCGACATGATGCCCTTCGCGGAAACGGAAGTGACCGAGTTCTTGGAGAGCGTCGACGAGGCGATGGTCGTCGAGATGAACGCGACAGCCCAGTTCCGCGGCTTGATTCAGAAGGAACTCGGTCGCTTCGGCGACAAGATGACCAGCCTGCTCAAGTTCAACGGGAACCCCTTCGAGCCCGCCGAAATCGTCGAGGGCTACGAAGTCAATCTCGCCGACGAGGACCGCGAACCGACAGCACAGGTGCGAATCGAACCCGTCGCAGGTGACTAA